ATTTTGGTTTCAACCAGAGTCGCATTGTATCCAAACTGTTCCGTTTCATCCTGTGCCCAGATTGAATTCAAAATCTTCACGAGCACAAATACCGCCCCGGCAATTAAAAGCATCGAAACGACTGATGATACAAAATCACCAAACGGAATCAACTGCCACCTGACTGTGTGCTGCGCCGTGAAAAGAAAGGTTGAAATAAATTTAATGATGCCCCGCATCAATGCCACAAATTGCTTCACCGTGTCAGTAAATGTGTTACCAACGACCACACCAATAGCAAAGCCCAGGACTTTGTCATTCGTCAAGAATTTACGAAAGTCTGTGATCGTACTGTTGCGCAAAACCTCGTTGATGCCAGCCGTGATCTGATTCGGTAAAACCGTTTGAACCTTTGTATGAAATAATGGCATGTTTAGTTCCTTTCTACTCGCACCGTGCGTACTTATAAAATCATATCTTATATTACGGCAATAAACTTTGTAAACACTTTACGCAATGATTGTCATATAAATGGCCCATCATCAGCCTTGCCTATACAACCAACTACACACAATGATCATTGCATCTCACAATGAAATAAAAAGCACATACCTTAAGCGGTATGTGCCTCGACTTTATTTGAACCCATCTGAAAAGACGTTGCGGTTTTGAATAAAGTAATCAATTCCTGAGTAAATCGTAAAGATCAGCGCTACCCAAATCATGATTGTTGCAAACGGAAAACCGATGGCAGCAAAGAAAATATTATGCAGCAGGAAGAAAATAATCGCGACCATTTGCGAGGTTGTTTTGATCTTGCCTGGCATGGCTGCAGCCATCACCTTACCATTATTTTCGACAATCAAAGTTCGTAGACCAGTAATGGCCAGTTCGCGAATGACGATGATGGCCACAATCCACGCTGGTACCCAATCGAACTGCACGAAGAAAATTAAGGCAGTCATCACGAGTAGTTTATCAGCTAATGGATCTGCAAATTTACCAAAATTCGTAACCAGGTGATATTTACGGGCAATCTTACCATCCGCTAAATCGGTTAATGAAGCGACGATAAAAATAATTGCGGCCACCAGGTGTGTCACTGGCAATTGAGCACCACCAATTGACCATGT
This is a stretch of genomic DNA from Weissella soli. It encodes these proteins:
- the pgsA gene encoding CDP-diacylglycerol--glycerol-3-phosphate 3-phosphatidyltransferase is translated as MNLPNKLTVFRIILIPLFMLVLGLPLDWGTWSIGGAQLPVTHLVAAIIFIVASLTDLADGKIARKYHLVTNFGKFADPLADKLLVMTALIFFVQFDWVPAWIVAIIVIRELAITGLRTLIVENNGKVMAAAMPGKIKTTSQMVAIIFFLLHNIFFAAIGFPFATIMIWVALIFTIYSGIDYFIQNRNVFSDGFK
- a CDS encoding MscL family protein, yielding MPLFHTKVQTVLPNQITAGINEVLRNSTITDFRKFLTNDKVLGFAIGVVVGNTFTDTVKQFVALMRGIIKFISTFLFTAQHTVRWQLIPFGDFVSSVVSMLLIAGAVFVLVKILNSIWAQDETEQFGYNATLVETKMLRAEQAKTNELLAKLVALQTNADNQPAPKEEV